In Solanum stenotomum isolate F172 unplaced genomic scaffold, ASM1918654v1 scaffold1178, whole genome shotgun sequence, the following proteins share a genomic window:
- the LOC125849954 gene encoding monothiol glutaredoxin-S2-like has product MDMVMKLGTSSAVVIFTKSSCCISHSIETLIRSFGANPAVYELDTHPNGKQMEKALMELGCHPSVPAIFIGKELVGGANEIMSLNVRGKLKQLLIRANAIWV; this is encoded by the coding sequence ATGGACATGGTGATGAAGTTGGGAACATCAAGCGCGGTGGTGATTTTCACAAAGAGTAGTTGTTGCATTTCTCACAGCATTGAAACCTTAATTCGTAGTTTTGGAGCAAACCCTGCAGTTTACGAGCTTGATACACATCCAAATGGGAAGCAAATGGAGAAGGCATTGATGGAACTAGGGTGTCATCCAAGTGTGCCAGCAATATTTATAGGGAAAGAGTTAGTTGGTGGTGCAAATGAGATAATGAGCCTTAATGTGAGGGGAAAGCTTAAACAATTGCTCATTAGGGCAAATG